From Spirosoma aerolatum, one genomic window encodes:
- a CDS encoding sigma-54 interaction domain-containing protein: MNNQEIQSVKQRFGIIGNAPALNYAINVAMQVAATDLTVLITGESGSGKESFSKIIHSLSARKHGQFIAINCGAIPEGTIDSELFGHEKGSFTGAVDSRKGYFETTNGGTIFLDEIGEMPLGTQARLLRVLENGEFIRVGSSKTQKTDVRVVAATNVNLMDAVEKGKFREDLYYRLNTVPIYVPPLRERGSDIELLFRKFTTDFAERYRIKPLQLTEGAKQVLMSFPFPGNIRQLKNIAEQISILESEQNKPIEADTLAKYLPSSQQPSRTLALFPQAYGGNSENFSERELLYKVLFDMRRDMNELKKLVRDMLGSEQDGRQILHTHKDLFDSIIPDGDARPAGDMGITRFLPATNGATRPDVPPPSETYGSHPPVQIFDDVNGDINDLTEVEDVTHETEEDDSLSLERQEKEMILKALRRNNNKRKYAAQALGISERTLYRKIKQYEIDEE, from the coding sequence ATGAACAATCAGGAAATACAGTCGGTTAAGCAACGCTTTGGCATTATTGGGAACGCTCCTGCGCTAAACTACGCCATCAACGTGGCTATGCAGGTAGCTGCGACTGACCTGACGGTGCTTATTACGGGCGAGAGCGGGAGTGGGAAAGAGTCGTTTTCAAAGATTATCCACAGCCTGAGTGCTCGTAAACATGGCCAATTTATTGCCATCAACTGTGGGGCTATTCCCGAAGGTACCATCGATTCGGAATTGTTTGGACACGAAAAGGGCTCATTTACCGGCGCTGTCGATTCGCGGAAGGGATACTTCGAAACAACAAATGGCGGAACAATTTTCCTGGATGAAATCGGTGAAATGCCACTCGGTACCCAGGCCCGGTTGCTACGGGTGCTGGAAAATGGGGAGTTTATTCGGGTAGGTTCATCCAAAACCCAGAAGACCGATGTTCGGGTGGTGGCGGCTACTAACGTGAACCTGATGGACGCGGTTGAAAAAGGAAAATTTCGGGAAGATTTATATTATCGACTCAATACCGTGCCCATTTATGTGCCACCCCTGCGCGAACGGGGTTCCGACATTGAGCTGCTTTTTCGCAAGTTCACAACCGATTTTGCGGAGCGTTATCGAATAAAACCCCTGCAATTGACCGAAGGAGCCAAACAGGTATTGATGTCGTTTCCGTTTCCGGGGAATATCCGTCAGTTGAAAAATATCGCTGAACAGATTTCTATCCTCGAATCAGAACAGAACAAACCTATTGAGGCCGATACACTGGCCAAATACCTGCCAAGCTCCCAACAGCCAAGCCGAACGCTGGCCTTGTTTCCGCAGGCGTATGGAGGCAATAGCGAGAATTTCTCCGAACGCGAGTTGCTATACAAAGTGCTGTTCGATATGCGCCGGGATATGAACGAGCTAAAAAAACTGGTTCGGGATATGCTGGGCAGTGAACAGGATGGTCGGCAGATTTTGCACACCCACAAAGACCTGTTCGATTCGATTATTCCTGATGGCGACGCACGCCCGGCTGGCGACATGGGAATAACCCGTTTTCTGCCTGCCACCAACGGAGCCACCCGGCCTGATGTGCCACCTCCTTCCGAAACCTATGGCAGTCATCCGCCCGTACAGATTTTTGATGATGTCAATGGCGATATCAATGATCTGACCGAAGTAGAAGATGTTACGCATGAAACGGAAGAAGACGACTCGTTGTCGTTGGAACGACAGGAAAAGGAAATGATCCTTAAAGCCCTTCGGCGTAACAATAACAAGCGAAAGTATGCCGCTCAGGCGCTCGGTATTTCCGAGCGGACGTTATACCGGAAAATTAAGCAGTATGAGATTGATGAAGAGTGA
- the lptE gene encoding LPS assembly lipoprotein LptE → MFITSCGVYSFTGSTLSPDIKTVTVNNFVLATAGGPANLPLTFNEKLKEYYQRYTNLKVVPANGDIVLEGNITGYDLLAVAPTAQDQAGVNRLQITVLVRFYNNKDETKNFEQSFSFYQDFPQGQTLSQNESRLVPKILDQIVLDIFNKTAADW, encoded by the coding sequence GTGTTCATTACCTCATGTGGCGTTTATTCCTTCACAGGTTCTACACTCTCGCCCGATATTAAGACAGTAACTGTAAACAATTTTGTACTGGCAACAGCCGGTGGACCGGCCAACTTACCGCTTACATTCAACGAAAAGCTGAAGGAGTATTATCAACGGTACACCAATCTGAAGGTAGTACCTGCCAATGGCGATATAGTCCTGGAAGGAAATATTACAGGCTACGACCTGTTGGCTGTAGCGCCAACTGCTCAGGACCAGGCGGGTGTTAACCGGCTGCAAATCACCGTACTGGTTCGATTCTACAATAATAAAGATGAAACCAAAAACTTTGAGCAGTCATTTTCATTTTACCAGGACTTCCCTCAGGGCCAAACGCTGAGCCAGAACGAGAGCCGTTTAGTGCCCAAAATTCTGGATCAGATCGTCCTCGATATTTTCAATAAGACGGCTGCTGACTGGTAA
- the secG gene encoding preprotein translocase subunit SecG, translating to MVTALVILICILTVLLILIVLIQNSKGGGLAGEFGGLGSNQLMGVKKTTDLLEQITWGLGIGVMVLTLASYIMVDRTQTATINSANVDRAQTQTLPGAAAPSAANGAAPSQAVPGAQSPGASTSALTPQK from the coding sequence ATGGTAACGGCACTTGTTATTCTTATTTGTATTCTCACCGTACTGCTGATTCTTATCGTTCTGATTCAGAACTCGAAAGGGGGCGGACTAGCCGGTGAATTTGGTGGATTGGGATCAAACCAACTGATGGGCGTTAAAAAGACGACCGATTTGCTTGAGCAAATCACCTGGGGATTGGGTATCGGGGTGATGGTTTTGACCCTGGCTTCGTACATCATGGTTGATCGTACACAGACCGCCACTATCAATAGCGCAAACGTTGACCGGGCGCAAACTCAAACCCTGCCAGGAGCCGCGGCTCCCAGTGCTGCTAATGGTGCCGCACCAAGTCAGGCTGTTCCAGGGGCTCAGTCGCCGGGAGCTTCTACGTCGGCTTTAACTCCGCAGAAGTAA